The DNA window CCGATGGCCGACGCGACAACCGGCTTGCCCAGCGCCATTCCTTCCAGTGCCGCAATCGAGGTAGCCTCTACCACGCCATGTGCAGGAACAGAAGGCACCACAATTACATCCGCCTGCCGCATCAACTCCATCACATTGCTGCGAGGTTGCTCGCCCCACAGGCGAACCCGCCCTTCCAGACCCAGGCTGGCTGTCCTGGCCTCAAACTGGGAGCGCAGTGGACCGTTTCCCACAACCCAAAGCCGATAATACGGGGGCAGCAGGGCGAGCGCCTCCAGAGCCACCAGGGGACCATTCTTCTCTACCAGGCGACGAGGAAGCACCAGAATTCTCTGCGCCGTTTCTCGCCGCACCTGAAACTCCGGAGTAGGGCGGCCGACGTTTACCACATCGACCGCATTATGAATCACTGTAATCTTGCCTCGTGGCACACCGAAATCACCGCTCAGGATCTCGGCCTGCCCAGTGTCCACGGCAATGGCACGATCAAGGCGAGCATAGAATTTGCCCTCCAATTGCTCAATGAACTTGGCCAATTCCTCATCGCCCGTATCCATGCGAATCTCTCTGGAAAGCGGACCGTGCGCTGTATATAACACAGGCAGGGAACGCCCGAAGCTGTCACGAAAATTGACAGCGGCCAGACCGGCAATCACGTCGTGAACATGAATCAGTCTCGCGAAAGGCCAGGCCATAGCACGGACCCGAAGTTGCGCTTCCAACTGCGCAACTTTACGGCGAACGTTGTCTCGCCGGGCGGCGTCAACATCTCCACTATGCTTGGCCACGAGCAGCGCTTTGTGCACCTTGCTCACCGGGGGGAGATGCCAGTACGCATGACTGACATGGGCAGACAGCGTATGCCTGAGCAGCTCGAGATGACTGCTGACCCCCCCGGTCGGATGACTTTCTCTGGGAACAAGCACCAGAGCCTCACTGTTTTGGTGATCGAACACCGTAATACCCTCCCCAGATGAACAACAGCATGACTTGCGTCGTGATACTGCTATATACCGCCCCCAACCAACCCAGACGAGGAATCAGCACAAGATTCAGGCCTATATTGCAGATCAGGCTGCCCACCTGCCCAGCCGTCCGGACGCGCTGTAATCCGCTTCCTGTCAGGGCGTCGGCGAAGGGGAAGTAAAGGCTCTGTACCAATAACAGGACAGACAGGGCACGCAGCGCCTGTACCGACTCTCCGAAGCCTGGTCCCAATAAACGCGGCAACAGGGGCGCAGCCAGCCATAAACCGGTACAGGCCAGGAGGCCATAGGCTGCCGTGATGGGCAGCGCCCGCCACGCCACCTGTCGGGCGGCCGAATAACCATACTGTCCAGCCTCGAAAAACCGGGGATAGAGCGCTCCGAGAAATGCGTTGAGTGGCAGAAACGCGACCACCACAAAGCGGAAAGCCCCGGTATAGATCCCCACCGCTTCCAGCCCTGCCAGACGCGGCAACATAATTTTATCAACGTCAGTATAGGCATTCTGGGCTGAAGTTCCGACAGCAAAGTGCAGTCCTTCCTGAAAACGCTCCCGAAGATCGACGCGGCCAACGCTAGGCCGGCCGTAGCTCATGATGGTCCAACTCAGGGCTGCTGCACCGATCAGCACACTCTGCAGCAGGTACAACCAGGCCCACAAAGAGAGTGAGGGTGTGGCCGTCAGGGCCACCACCAGCAGGAGGCGAGTCGCCCCCGACACCACTTCGAGAACCGCATTGCGCCATAGCATGCCCTGCCCCACGTGAACGGCACTCACCAGGGACAACCAGCGCGCACCTATGAGTTCTGCTGCCCCCACACACAGCGCCACCTGCCAAGGCACTGTTGGAAGGGCCAGCCACTTGATGACGGCCAGCAAGCCTAAACCCGGCAGAACGTTGAAGATCATCGCATACAATGCGCGCCCCAGGGCCAGGCGCGCCACCACACCCCGGCTGAGGTCCCGCACAATCATGCTGTAGCCCCCCAACTCCACGACAGGAGAGAGTAGAGTAGACAGGGCCAGAGCACCGGAAAAGGCGCCAAAAGCTGCGGCGCCGAGGGAACGGGCCAAGAGGACGAAGGAAATCAACTGTAGCGTAAAGCGCGCCGCCAGCCCCAGCAACATCCACGCCGTATTGCTGCCCAATCCCGCCTGCCGCACAGCCGGGATAGAGCTATGTCCCATTCAGTACGCTCCTTTGCCGACCACGACCACGCGTACAGTTTGGATCATCAGCAACAGATCCAGCCATGGACTCCAGTTGGTCACATAGAACTGATCCATCCCCACGCGCTCGTCGTAAGTGGTGTCACTGCGCCCATTGACCTGCCAGTAGCCCGTCATGCCGGGGCGGACCTGCTTATAGATCCCATAGACCGCGCCGTATTTCACAATCTCTGCCTGGACGATAGGCCGCGGCCCCACCAGGCTCATCTCGCCACGCAGAACATTGAACAACTGCGGCAACTCGTCCAGACTGGTTCGGCGCAGAAAAGCCCCGACCCGCGTTACGCGTGGGTCGTCCTTCAGTTTATGGGTAGCGTCAAACTCGGCTTTCAGGTCAGTGCAGTTTGCCAGGACATCACGCAACTTGGTCTCTGCGTCGCTGTGCATGCTGCGGAACTTGTAGCAGTTAAAGGGGCGGCCGCCATGGCCCAGCCGACGGGCACGGTATACAGCGGGACCAGGACTATCGAGCTTGATCGCCACCACAATCACCAGCAGACAGGGCAGCAACAGCGCCGTCAAGATGCACGCCGCCAACACATCGATCATGCCCTTGGTCAGGCGCGCACGCCCACTCCTGAGATTGTTGCGGATTTCCAGGCTGGCCACCGTACCAATATTGTGGGGTTGCAGGGCCTGATTGGGCACCCCGAACAGGTCCGGCACCACCCAGGTAATGGGGAACGCGGCATAGATGCTGTTCACCAGCTGACGCTGGATTTCGGCCCGTGCGCCGGGAATAGTGATCAGGGCCTGTTCAGTGAGAGGATCGGTCAGCGCCAGAGCAATCGGACCGACCACCGGCACCCCATGAACACCTGTGCCGTGTAACACAGGATTGTCATCGTAAGTTGCAACAGGCCGCAGGCCGTATGTGGGATGGGCGCGCAGATGCGCAATGGTCAGGGCCGCCGTACGCCCCGCACCAATAACGCTGATATCGCGGCCGTACTGGCCCCAGTGCACCAGCAGGGCACGGACGCCGTAACGGAAAATCAGGGCCAGCACAAGCAGTGAGGCCCACAGCAAAATCAGGCCAGTCACGCTGGGGGCCAGACGATGGGTAGCAAAAGCTGCCGCAAGCTGGGCCAACGCTACCTGCACCGTGCCCACGGTATGCAACCTCAGTTCCGTCTGAGGGGAACGGCCATAGCCCGGATACAGCCCCTGATGGGCGCGCCACGCGATCCACAGGCCCATCCAGATCAGTGGTTCTTCAGGACGCAGAGGGGGACGACCCAGGAGCACCAGCAACCATGAGGCCAGCGCCAGCGCCAGCAGGGCACTGAGAACGTCGCCCAGCAGCAGCGCCGCCGCCTGGGGCAGTCCAGCCAGCCGGGTTGAGGCGGCCCGACCCGCCGTCCGCAGAGGCGCGGCCCCACTGGACATCCGCACGCCCATAGTTAGCGCGTCTCCCCGGTGCGGGCTTCTGCCAAGGCGGTTATCGGGGGCAGGAGTGGCGTGGAAGACATCCGGCGAGGGGAGGCGGACGTCCGATCAAGGACGCAGCCCACCAGCGGCAGCCCCACCCCGGAAACGGAGCGCAGCACACGTCTGAGATCGCTCAGCGAAGTCCGCCCCGTTCTGACCACAAGCAGGACGCCGTCTGTCTGTTCGCTCAGCGTCAACCCCTGGGCCTGATCCAGCAGCGGCGGGGTGTTCAGCAGTACCAGATCATAACTCTGACTCCACGAGCGCAGGCACTGGCCTAGGTCAGGCCGCCCGGTCTGTTCGGTCCCACGCCCCGCGTACGGGGCAGCGGGCAACAGGTGAACACCCTCACGGAGCTCGGCCACCTGAACATGGTCCAGCGGGTGCCACGGCAACGTCTCCGACCCTTCCAGCATGGAAGGGAACAGAGATGGCTCCCCACGCCGTCCCGCCACCTCGACAATCAGCACCCGCTTGCCCGACTGCGCCAGGCTGATTGCCAGTTCGGTGGTCAGACGGCTGACCCCCGCACCGTCCCCGGGGCCTCTCGCCCTGACTCCGGCCACCAGCACCACCGGATGGGCCTTGCCGCGCAGGGCACCCAGCAGCCGCATCTGCAAGAAACCCAGGGCGTCCTGGGCCACGCTGTCCCGCTGGCGGAATGCTCTCCCTGCTCTGCGCCCAGGCAAGAGACCCAGAACCGGCAGTCCCAGTCCCAGCAGATCATCTTCCGTCTGAATATACGGCTGCATCACGGACCATACAGCCACTAGGCCCGTGCCTAGAATTAAACCCAGCACGCCCAGCAGGGCGGCGTTGCGCGCTGCAGACGGCGAGACGGGATCAACCGGAGCGACCGCACTAGACAGCGGTTTCAGGCTGCCCGTCCGTGCGGAGGCCAGAAAGGCCAGCTGGGCCAGATTGTCCTGCATAGTCGCGCGGCGATACACCAGGGTCTGCCGTTCCAGGGTAGACAGGCCAGGCAGGGCCAGCCGCCGGTCCACCTGGGCCAGCTGAAGGGTAAAGTTGGTCCGGGCCAGGGCCACGTCGCGCGAGGTCCGCTGAGCGTCCCAGGCCAGCAGCACAGCACTGGCCTGATCTGCCAGCACCTGTGCCGCCCTGGCTGAGGGTGCGCGGGCATGTAGGGTGTAAACGCTGTTCTCGCCTGTAACCGGATCGGCACTGACCGAAACTGTACGCTGGCGCGAGGCGGCCGGTGCGGCAGACAGTTCCTGCTCCAGGTTCACGACAATCTCCTGTCGCTCAGCAGGTGCGATGGCCGCATTGTCCTGTATGGCCGCAATCAGCGGGCGCAGAACAAGTGGACTCTGGAGAACCTTTTCTACCGTAGCCACTGGCAA is part of the Deinococcus radiopugnans ATCC 19172 genome and encodes:
- a CDS encoding glycosyltransferase family 4 protein; this translates as MFDHQNSEALVLVPRESHPTGGVSSHLELLRHTLSAHVSHAYWHLPPVSKVHKALLVAKHSGDVDAARRDNVRRKVAQLEAQLRVRAMAWPFARLIHVHDVIAGLAAVNFRDSFGRSLPVLYTAHGPLSREIRMDTGDEELAKFIEQLEGKFYARLDRAIAVDTGQAEILSGDFGVPRGKITVIHNAVDVVNVGRPTPEFQVRRETAQRILVLPRRLVEKNGPLVALEALALLPPYYRLWVVGNGPLRSQFEARTASLGLEGRVRLWGEQPRSNVMELMRQADVIVVPSVPAHGVVEATSIAALEGMALGKPVVASAIGGLVELIQSGQTGLLVPPGDARALARAVLSLEQSDFGGALGRQAADFIRRSWSSDHWAALTYAEYQRLL
- a CDS encoding oligosaccharide flippase family protein, translating into MGHSSIPAVRQAGLGSNTAWMLLGLAARFTLQLISFVLLARSLGAAAFGAFSGALALSTLLSPVVELGGYSMIVRDLSRGVVARLALGRALYAMIFNVLPGLGLLAVIKWLALPTVPWQVALCVGAAELIGARWLSLVSAVHVGQGMLWRNAVLEVVSGATRLLLVVALTATPSLSLWAWLYLLQSVLIGAAALSWTIMSYGRPSVGRVDLRERFQEGLHFAVGTSAQNAYTDVDKIMLPRLAGLEAVGIYTGAFRFVVVAFLPLNAFLGALYPRFFEAGQYGYSAARQVAWRALPITAAYGLLACTGLWLAAPLLPRLLGPGFGESVQALRALSVLLLVQSLYFPFADALTGSGLQRVRTAGQVGSLICNIGLNLVLIPRLGWLGAVYSSITTQVMLLFIWGGYYGVRSPKQ
- the wbaP gene encoding undecaprenyl-phosphate galactose phosphotransferase WbaP, encoding MGVRMSSGAAPLRTAGRAASTRLAGLPQAAALLLGDVLSALLALALASWLLVLLGRPPLRPEEPLIWMGLWIAWRAHQGLYPGYGRSPQTELRLHTVGTVQVALAQLAAAFATHRLAPSVTGLILLWASLLVLALIFRYGVRALLVHWGQYGRDISVIGAGRTAALTIAHLRAHPTYGLRPVATYDDNPVLHGTGVHGVPVVGPIALALTDPLTEQALITIPGARAEIQRQLVNSIYAAFPITWVVPDLFGVPNQALQPHNIGTVASLEIRNNLRSGRARLTKGMIDVLAACILTALLLPCLLVIVVAIKLDSPGPAVYRARRLGHGGRPFNCYKFRSMHSDAETKLRDVLANCTDLKAEFDATHKLKDDPRVTRVGAFLRRTSLDELPQLFNVLRGEMSLVGPRPIVQAEIVKYGAVYGIYKQVRPGMTGYWQVNGRSDTTYDERVGMDQFYVTNWSPWLDLLLMIQTVRVVVVGKGAY
- a CDS encoding CpsD/CapB family tyrosine-protein kinase, giving the protein MSAPLPSAPQFGAFQQDLRGQGQETELEINLVSLWLGMRRVLPLVVLVAASLALAAYLWTRAQPVVYEASATVIASSAQSQIGVVGGTVVSPLPVATVEKVLQSPLVLRPLIAAIQDNAAIAPAERQEIVVNLEQELSAAPAASRQRTVSVSADPVTGENSVYTLHARAPSARAAQVLADQASAVLLAWDAQRTSRDVALARTNFTLQLAQVDRRLALPGLSTLERQTLVYRRATMQDNLAQLAFLASARTGSLKPLSSAVAPVDPVSPSAARNAALLGVLGLILGTGLVAVWSVMQPYIQTEDDLLGLGLPVLGLLPGRRAGRAFRQRDSVAQDALGFLQMRLLGALRGKAHPVVLVAGVRARGPGDGAGVSRLTTELAISLAQSGKRVLIVEVAGRRGEPSLFPSMLEGSETLPWHPLDHVQVAELREGVHLLPAAPYAGRGTEQTGRPDLGQCLRSWSQSYDLVLLNTPPLLDQAQGLTLSEQTDGVLLVVRTGRTSLSDLRRVLRSVSGVGLPLVGCVLDRTSASPRRMSSTPLLPPITALAEARTGETR